The window CTCTTCATATAAACCTCACCGGTCTGTGCGTCTATTGAGACAATTCCTCCTGTAAGAGTGTAGTCCTTTGGTTTTCCAGTGATTTCAACCTGCCATACCAGCTTTTGGGAATCTTTTTCAGGGTAATCCACCATAAGCTGAGCTGACGAACTATTTACAACAATTCCGTCAAACTGCTTCTCTGCAATCTCCAGCGCTTCACCCTCACTTATCTTCGGGACAAGAGAGACCTCTGTGTCCCTGCATACTGAGACGTAGTTTAAAATGTCTCCGGTCGAAGGGCTTACTGAAACCGATGCCCTTTTGAACAAAATGACACCGTCCTCTTCTGCGGCAAATAAAAAGGAGTACTCTTTATAGCTTCCATGGTCGAGGAGTTTTGCATCAGTCGTTTCCAGACTTCTGTCAAGGCAGAAAGACGCATTCTCTTTTAAAAAATCACGGGCTTTCTTTTCGGCTTCTTCTATTGTTATATTCAAACCAGACAAACTGCTGCGTTCTGAAGAAAATACCGCACGGACGACTGCAAAAGTCTCATTATCAACATAATATCCACCGCCGTCTCCGGTTGAAAAATGGTAAAAATTTCCGAAACCAGTCTCTTCCATGCCCTCAAATGTGAGGTTTAAGGACGAATTCCCAACTAACTTAAGAACGGAATTTTCTGCCATTGTTTCCGGAGAATTTTCAGCTAAAATGACAGATGCATTAGTCTTTTTTTCATCCCCCGTGCTGTTAAACCCGAAATCCTGGGAATAAAAGATCGCAAATGCTGCAAAAGCAAAAATAACGACAGCAGCTGTGATGCAGTACAGGTATATTTTCTTTAAATCCACAGTCATCCCCTAAAAATATAACTGCATAAAAATAAGTGAATAATACTATATATTTTCTGGTATTTTATAAACACAATTTATATAGGGACGTCACGTAAAAAAACATATGTCTGAGGACCTGGTACTACGAGTACATAAAATACTATAATCCCGGCAAAATGTTTCATCACTTTTCAAATGTTTATCTGGTTATAAGTCCAAACAATTAGGGCTAAAATGTCAGACATAGTAACTGCAGTCGCCTTTGTCCTTGCCGGAATTGTCATTTCATACGCTGTATGCAGGCTTTTTAGGTGGCTTGAAAAAAAGGCGGACAAAACCGAATCGAAAATAGACGACATACTTGTATTGTCCCTCGGAAAACCGATAATAATAGGAATCCTCGTAACATCAGTCTTCACTGCGCTCGGCTACGTAACCCTCCCATCCTCCGCCGGGTGGATACTCCAGGGAAAATACTTCAACACGATAATAATAATTCTTGCGACATGGATCTTCTCGACGTTTGCGCAGAACTTCATAAAACTCTACGGCAGGTGGATTTCGGAGCAGACGGAGAACAGCATGGACGACAAAATAGTCGATGTTTTGGAAGTCTCGGTCAAATACATAATATGGTTCGTCGCGTTCCTCCTGATCCTAAGCTACCTGAACATTGACATCACACCGCTTATAGCGGCAGGGGGCGTTGCAGGTATTGCTATAGCACTTGCGGCACAGGACCTTGTATCAAATTTCTTCGGCGGGGCCCTAATAGTCATGGACAAGCCGTTTAAAATTGGCGACAGGATAAAAATAGACGGAAATCTCGGGGACGTGGTCTCAATCGGGCCGCGTTCCACGCGTATCCAGACACTTGACTACCAGCTTTTAACGATTCCCAACTCAAAGATTGCAAACACGATAGTGACAAACTACGCAATGCCTGATGTAAAACTCAAAGTCAAAATACCGGTCAGTGTCGCCTATGGCAGCGACGTCAAAAGGGTAAAGGAGGTACTCTATGAGATAGCCGGGGATGCCGCAAAAAAATCGGATTATATCCTGAACAACCCGAAACCGGGCGTTTATTTCCTGGAATTCGGGGCATCGAGCCTGGACTTCATGATGGTCCTGTGGGCGAAAAGGTTCAATATGTCATGGGAGATTAAAGACCAGGTAAACCTTGAGATAGACCGAAGGTTTGCCGAAGAGGGAATAGAGATACCCTTCCCGCAGATGGACGTCCACATGAGGGATTAAATAACAAAAAAAATCAGATAAATATCCTTTTACTTTTTTTGATTAACAGAAATACGTTTAAAAAAATTTCAGGGGTAAAAATCCCGGGGTTTTTTATAACATTATTATACTGTCCCGGAGAGACAGAATTTATTTCTT of the Methanomicrobium sp. W14 genome contains:
- a CDS encoding mechanosensitive ion channel family protein; translation: MSDIVTAVAFVLAGIVISYAVCRLFRWLEKKADKTESKIDDILVLSLGKPIIIGILVTSVFTALGYVTLPSSAGWILQGKYFNTIIIILATWIFSTFAQNFIKLYGRWISEQTENSMDDKIVDVLEVSVKYIIWFVAFLLILSYLNIDITPLIAAGGVAGIAIALAAQDLVSNFFGGALIVMDKPFKIGDRIKIDGNLGDVVSIGPRSTRIQTLDYQLLTIPNSKIANTIVTNYAMPDVKLKVKIPVSVAYGSDVKRVKEVLYEIAGDAAKKSDYILNNPKPGVYFLEFGASSLDFMMVLWAKRFNMSWEIKDQVNLEIDRRFAEEGIEIPFPQMDVHMRD
- a CDS encoding PepSY domain-containing protein, with the translated sequence MDLKKIYLYCITAAVVIFAFAAFAIFYSQDFGFNSTGDEKKTNASVILAENSPETMAENSVLKLVGNSSLNLTFEGMEETGFGNFYHFSTGDGGGYYVDNETFAVVRAVFSSERSSLSGLNITIEEAEKKARDFLKENASFCLDRSLETTDAKLLDHGSYKEYSFLFAAEEDGVILFKRASVSVSPSTGDILNYVSVCRDTEVSLVPKISEGEALEIAEKQFDGIVVNSSSAQLMVDYPEKDSQKLVWQVEITGKPKDYTLTGGIVSIDAQTGEVYMKSSYL